A single region of the Microscilla marina ATCC 23134 genome encodes:
- the tnpB gene encoding IS66 family insertion sequence element accessory protein TnpB (TnpB, as the term is used for proteins encoded by IS66 family insertion elements, is considered an accessory protein, since TnpC, encoded by a neighboring gene, is a DDE family transposase.), which produces SVVIYLYTEVCDFRKGFEGLCNLVMERFGELLTSGSVFIFFNRRRDRVKLLCWEGDGFAIYYKRLETGTYERPQMSWGTRPLTASEAHLLLSGISLSSVTYRKRYLAKA; this is translated from the coding sequence TAGCGTCGTCATATATTTATATACCGAGGTATGCGATTTTCGCAAAGGCTTCGAGGGCTTGTGTAACTTGGTGATGGAGCGCTTTGGTGAATTGCTCACCAGTGGCTCAGTGTTTATATTTTTCAATCGTCGTCGTGATCGGGTAAAGTTACTATGTTGGGAAGGAGATGGTTTTGCGATTTACTACAAGCGTTTAGAAACAGGTACTTATGAACGCCCTCAGATGAGTTGGGGTACCCGCCCACTGACTGCTTCCGAAGCTCATTTACTTTTATCAGGTATTTCTTTGAGTTCGGTGACTTATCGCAAACGTTATTTGGCAAAAGCGTAG